The sequence GGGCGACCACGGTGGCGGGGTCAGCGGCCGGGGTGGTCGTGGCGGGGGCCGGCGTGGTGGCTGGGGTCGTGGTGGCCGGGGCGGCTGGTGCCGGCGTGGCGGGCGTCGTCTGGGCCAGGGCGGCGCCAGACAGCAGCGCCAGGGTCAGCAGGATTTGTTTCATCCCTGCACTTTAGCGTCCTCTTTGCGCCCTTCTATGATGGCCGCGTGATGACGCTTTGGGGCAGCGGCGCTACAATCCCCCGCGTGCGCCTGACCCTGCAAGAAGCCACCGACCCGCGCGTGTACGACGACGCCGTGCGGTCTTTGCCCATCACCAGTGCCCTTCAGGGCTGGGGCTACGGGGAAGCGCGGCGCGTGCTGGGCCAGACCCCGGTGCGTTACCTGATTCAAGGCGGCGGCCGCACAGTGGGCGCCCTGCAACTGATTCGCAAGCGGCTGGTGCCCGGCTTCTCGACGCTGTACGCCCCGCGCGGTCCGGCCCTGGAGAGCCTGGACCTGCTGCCCGCCGTGGCCGACGCCGTCAAAAAGATTGCCCGGCCAGGTGACGCCCTGCTGAAAATCGAGCCGCCCGTGCCGTTTCTGGCCGACGACTCGGTGGTGCTGCCCGAAGGGTACGGCCCCTTTCGCCGCGCCGAGAGCGAGCAGCCTGAACACACCATCGTGGCTGACCTGACCCGCAGCGAGGACGAACTGTTTTCGGGCCTGCATTCGATGGCCCGGCGCAACGTCCGCACCGCCCAGAAGATGGGGGTGGTGGCTGGCCGCGACGACGACTTTGACGCTTTCTGGGAGATTTTTACCGCCACCAACGAACGGGCCAAGCTGGGCGCCTTTCCGCGCGCCTACTACGAAACCATGCTGCGCGAGGGGAATGCCCACGGCGGAGAAGCCTACATCGTCCTCTCGCGGCACGAGGGCCGCGCTCTGGCCGGCGGTTTTTTCCTGGCGATGGGCAAGGGGACGTACTACCTGTTTGGTGGCAGCGTGCGCGACGACCGGACCCAGCCCGACGGCAGCCCCGTCAAGGACGCCAAAGCGCCCGACGCTTTTTACTGGAACGCCATGCTGGACGCCCAGCGCCGGGGCTATGAACTCTTCGACTTCTGGGGGATTCCGCGCCAGCTGGACGAGGAGAAGCACTCGTTTGGCGTCTTCAAAATGAAACTCAAGTTCAGCGAGCAGCGCGTGTGGTATCCCGCCTACGACCTCAACCTGAATCCGGCGGCCCCCGCCATCGTCAAGGCCCTGCGCTGGCGCAAGACCCAGAACAATCTCCGCAAACGCGGCAGCGCCGACGACGTGCTGTAAGGGGCGGGAAGCAGGGAGTGGGTTGTAGGAAGTAGGAAAAGAGGAGAAGCGGTTGGCGGGGTGCAGGACAAAGACAGTGCCTGAGCGGGTGGCCTGGCTTCCTGGGTCTTATACAGATTCCGCTGAATTGCAGCGCAGCCGAAAAGGCACCGTCTGCGCTTCCATATCGCGGAATCCGCATCTGTTCCTGCTCGCTCTCCTGCGGAGCTTTTCAAGCCTGCTGCGCAGCTTTCCAAGTCTGTCTTAATCTGCTGGTTGGGCTTCCTGAGCCTTTTTGACCACCACGCCCCGGAGACCCAGGCTCAGGGCAAAGGCCACGGCCACCAGGCCCAGGGCCAGCCAGTAGGCGCGGCGCAGGCCCTCGGCCAGCTCAAAGCCGCCGGCCTCAATCGCCGCCGGGCCGATCAGCAGCGCCATCAGGGCCACGCCCAACGCGCCGCCCATCTGGCGGGCAAACAGCACGCCGCTGGTTACGGCGCCCAGTTCGCTGCGGGCTGCCGACTCCTGCGCGGCCAGCAGCAGGCTCAGCATGGCAAAGCCCATGCCCATGCCCACCGCGAAGCCCAGCGCACTGGTCACCCACAGCGGCGCGTGAACCGCAAACAGCAGCGCCGTGAACATGACCGTCAGCACGGCAAAGCCCGCCTGGGCAATCCGGGTCAGCGGCACGGTTTTTACGAGGCGCGCCGTGACGATGGCCGTCAGCGTCCAGCCCACCAGCATGGGCGTCAGAATGGCCCCGCCAGCGGTGGCGCCGCTGCCCGTCACGCCCTGGGCGTACAGCGGCAGGTAGGCAATCACGCCGAAGTAGGCCGCGCCGCCCAGCAGGTTGCCGGCGAAGGCCACGCGCGGCAATTTTTCCCGCAGCGCGCGCATGGGCAGCAGCGGTTCGGGGTGGCGGCGTTCTAGCCAGACGGCCCCGGCCAGTGTCACGGCGCCCAGCCCCACCAGCACCCACTGCCGTTGTTCCAGTCCCCACACCACCAGGCCGCTGCCCAGCGTGAACAGCGCGGCCCCGGCCCAGTCCAGGCGAGCAGGGCGGGGCTGTCCTGTTTCGGGCAGAAAGCGCAGCGCCAGCAGCAGAGCCGCGATCCCAAACGGCAGGCTGGCATAGAAGGTCCAGCGCCACGACGCCTGCTCGGTCAGCCAGCCGCCCAGCAGTGGTCCCAGCAGGCCCGACACGCCCCATACCCCCGAGATGAGGGCCTGTACCCGGCCGCGCTCTTGCAAGGCGTACAGCTCGCTGATCATGGTGAGGGTCAGGGGGAGCAGCGCGCCAGCCCCAATGCCCTGTGCCACGCGGGCGGCGATCAGGGTGCCCATGTCCTGACTGAGCCCGCACAGCGCCGAGCCCAGCAGAAAAATCACCACCCCCCACAGGTACAGCCGCCGCCGTCCCAGCAGGTCGCTGGCGCGGCCCCACAGCGGGCTAGAAACCGTACTGGCCAGCAGGTAGACCGCAAACGGCAGGGCATACAGGCGCTCGCCGCCCAGATCGCGGATGACGCTGGGCATGGCAGTAGCGACCACGCTGGCTTCCAGGGCCGCCAGAAACACGCCCACAATCAGGCCGGCGGTGGCCAGCTGGCGCACGCGGGGGGACAAGGCAGGAAGACTCACCTGCGCAGGGTACGCCTGCGGGGCAGATAAAGAGTGCATGACTGGCTTCACCCGCCCTGAATCGTTACAGTCGGCCCTATGGAACACAGCATGCATAGGCGCCCACTGGGCCGCACAGGCCTGAACGTCACAGAAATTGGCTACGGCGCCTGGGGGATTGGGGCCGATATGTGGAAAGGCGCCCAGGACGACGAGAGCCTGGGGGCCCTGCGCCGCTACATCGAACTGGGCGGCAACTTTATCGACACCGCAATGGGCTACGGCGACGGGCACAGTGAGCGCTTGGTGGGTCAGGTGGCCCGCGAGTACCCAGGCACCCTGGTCGCCACCAAAGTCAGCCCCCAGAACCAGCAGTGGCCCGCTGCGCCGGGGACCACGGCGGACCAGGCCTTTCCCGGTGAGTACCTGCGCCGCATGACCGACGCCAGCCTAGAACGGTTGGGTCTGCCCCGAATTGACGTGCAGCAGCTGCATGTCTGGAACGATTCGTGGTTGGGGGAGGGCGACTGGCAAGACGCCGTGGCCGACCTGAAACGCGAAGGCAAGATTGCCGCTTTTGGCATTTCCATTAACGACCATCAGCCGGACAATGCGGTTAAGGCCGTCGAGGCCGGCGCTGTAGACACCGTTCAAGTGATCTACAACGTGTTCGACCAGGCCCCACAGGACCGGCTGCTGGACGCCTGCCGCGCGCATGGCGTGGGCGTCATCGTGCGTGTGGCGCTGGACGAGGGCAGCCTGACCGGCCACATCACCCCCGAAACCACCTTTCCAGACGGCGACTGGCGCAACCGCTATTTCGGCGGGGACCGCAAAGAGCAGCTGCAGCCGCGCCTGCGCGCCATCGAGCGCGACCTGGGAATTGCCACAGACGGGCTGGCCGAGACTAGCCTGCGCTTCGTGCTGTCGCATCCGGCGGTGTCTACCGTCATCGTGGGTATGCGGAGCGTGCGCAACGTGGAGCGCAATGTCGCGCTGGCCGACGGCCGGGGCCTGGACGCCGAGGCCATTCATAAGTTGTACGCCCACCGCTGGGACCGCAACTGGTACGACCCCGCCTAAACTTCTCTCCTTAGACACCGCGCCGGGCTCCTGGCGCGGCTTTTTGCTGTAGGCCATGACGCCTATCGCATCCCTGCAGCCGCCCGACTACGCTGAACCTCCATGAACGACGACCGCATCCAGCGCTAAGGCCGCTGGCCCACGCACCTGCCGCGCCGCCCCGCCGTGCGCGACCCCTGGCATCGTCTCTCACAACTTCGGAGGTTCTTCCATGACCCTGACCGCCCCCCCGCAGGCGAGCAGCGCCCCCACTATGCCCCCACGCGACCTGAGTGGCCGCGACGTCGCCATTGACGTGCAGCACCTCGTCAAAGCCTTTCGGAAGCGCCAGGGGGGCACGCTGCTGCGCCCTCAGTTTTCCGAAAGCCGCGCGGTGGACGACGTGACCTTTCAGGTGCGCCGGGGTGAGATTTACGGCGTGCTGGGGCCCAATGGCAGCGGCAAGAGCACCCTGATTCGCGCCATGAGCACCCTGCTGATTCCCGACGCCGGCACCGTGGGCATCTTTGGCCTGGATGTGGTCAGGGACGAGGCGCAGGTGCGCCGGTTGCTGAACCGGGTGTCGGTGGACGCCGCCTTCTATAAAAAGCTCAGCCCGCGCGAGAATCTGCTGTATTCGGCGCAGCTGTATGGCCTGGACCGCCACGTGGCTGAGGAACGCGCCCAGGTGACCCTGAAGCGCCTGGGCCTCAAGGAAAAGGCCTTCTTCGAGCCGCTGGAGGAAATGAGCCGGGGCATGCAGCAAAAAGTCGCCATTGCCCGCGCGTTTCTGACCAGCCCTGTCATCGTGCTGCTGGACGAGCCCACCACCGGCCTGGACCCCAAATCGAGGCGTGACGTGCAGGAATTTGTGCTGGAACTGCGCGACGTGCATGACGCCACCATCATCCTGACGACCCATGACATGCCCGAAGCCGAGCGTCTGTGTGACCGCATCGCCTTTATCAGCGGCGGCAAGTTTGTCGCCGAAGGCACGGCCGAGGAGCTTCGTGGGCTGGTAGGCGAGGGCAAGACCCTTGAGGACGCCTTCATTGAGCTGACCGGCGAAGGGCTGGCTGAGCAAGAGGGCGAATGATTCCTGACCGTTCTAGTTCTCTGCTTCCTGAGGAGTGTCTATGACCATTCAAGCTGGCCCACCCTCTCCAGTGCCCGACCCTGCGCGGACCACGCCCGGTACCCTGGCCCACCAACTGCGCGCCGCCTTTGCCTTTGTCTTCCGCGACTTTCACCTGACCCGGCGCTACTGGTCGTGGGTGCTGGTCTTTACCTTCTACGACATGGTGTCAGCCGCCAGCATCATGCTCATTGGCGTGGCTGCAGGCGACCCGCGCCTGACGCTGACGCTGCTGCTGGGGGCGGTGATGTGGTCGTTCCTGGGGCGCCTGTTCGGCGAAATTGCCAACTCCATTTCCTACGAGCGCTGGGAAGGCACCATTGAGTACACCTTCATGGCGCCGGTCAGCCGCCTGACGCACCTGGTCGGGGTCAGCCTGTTTGCGGGGGCCTATGCCCTGCTGCGCGGCGTCCTGGTCTTCCTGTTCATGGGCATGTTCGTGGACATTGGCGCCAGCTTTGGGCAGGTGCTGCAGTGCCTGGTCGTCTTTATGGTCGCCAGCCTAGGCTTCATGGGGATTGGGCTGATGGCCGCCGTGCTGCCTGTCATGAGCACCGAAAACGGAGCGCAGGCCACCAACATCATTCAGGCGGTGTTTCTGCTGATCTCGGGGGTGTACTACCCGGTCAGCGTGCTGCCCGCGTGGCTTCAGCCGATCAGCGCGCTGTCGCCCGCCACCTACGCACTGGAGGCCTGCCGCAAGATTCTGGGTGTCAACGGCACAGGGAAGACCATTGAGGCCGGGATAGGGCTGGGTGGGGTGCTCCCCGAACTGGGGATTCTGTTGCTGTTTGGGCTGGTGACGATTCCGCTGGGGCTGGTGGTGTTTGGGCGGGCGGAGACGTGGGCGAAGAAGACGGGGAAATTGAAACGGGCGGGGTAAGGGGGTTGCCCCACCCCCCAGCCCCCATCCCCAGAGGGGACGGGGGAGCAACCGCTGCGCTCGGCAAGAGTTTCTACTGATGTCGGTTAGTGCGCTCTATATGTTCACGTGTCTGGCCTCGACGCCATCCGCTGCCCACGCGCAAGGGCCTGCGCGCTGCGCGCACAATGGCCTCGCCTGGACCTGGGCGGTAGGGGGGCAGGAAGGCGTGGTGCGTGCAGTGGGTTCTACTTTCAACAGCAAAATAAGGCGCCTCTGCTTTAGCGCCTTTCAAAAGTAGACCCTCGTGTTCTCAGCTTTCGTGCCTACCATCTTCACGGGGCAAGCAACGGAAGCCGTCGTGCGCGCAGCGCGCGGGCGTAAGACGATGGGCGGCAGGTGTGCCACGGCGTCCACCGCGTATAAAGTCCAGGCCTCTCCGCCGCGCCAGTCGACCCCTGCCTAGTGCCAACGTTGCTCCCCCTGCCCCTCTGGGGGAGGGGGCTGGGGGGTGGGGCGAACGAGGCAACATTTCTCATCCACCTAACCGGCGTAAGCTCTAAGCCTCAGGCCAGCCGTTTCTGCATCAGCGCCGTGCGCTTACACTTCGCCACCACCTCGCCACGCTGATTCAGCGCCCGGTGCTCCACAATCACAATGCCCGCGTCTGGTCGGCTGCGGCTCTCGCGGACCTCCAGCACCTCCGATTCGGCACGAATGGTGTCACCGTGAAAGACAGGTTTCGGAAAGACCACATCCGTCAGCCCCAGGTTGGCGACCAGCGTGCCCAGCGTCAGTTCATGCACGCTCAGGCCCACGAGCAGCGACAGGGTCAGGAGACTGTTCACCAGGGGCTGCCCGAATTCAGTCTGCGCCGCGTAGTCGTGGTCCAGGTGCAGTGGCTGCGGGTTCATGGTCAGCGTCGTGAAAAACACGTTGTCGGCTTCGGTCAACGTGCGCGTCACGCGGTGGCGAATCACCGTGCCGGGCGTCAGTTCTTCCAGGTAGCGCCCCTGCGGACGGTTCAGATCTTCATTCATAGGACACCTCGGAGGGTGGACAGTGGGGCGTGGTCAGGGGAGGAGCGGCAAAAGGCTCTGGCTTGGGCTCAGACTGCCCCACTGGCCGCTGCCTCCTCGTCACTGCCTGCGCCCGCAACAATGGCGCGGGCGGCGGCCAGCATCGGCTCGTCCACCATCTGCCCCTCAAAGGCGAAGGCGCCGTGGCCACTGAGGCTGGCGTCATGGGCGGCGGCCAGCAGCGCGCGGGCGCGACTCAGCTCGGCTGCCGTGGCGCCGAAAATGTCGTGGGCCAGGGTGACCTGTGCGGGGTGGATGCACAGCTTGCCGGCGTACCCCAGCGCGCGGCCCTGCGCGGCGTCCTCGCGGAAGGCGGCTTCGTCGTTCAGGCGCGTCACCACGATATCCAGCACCGGTACACCGGCCAGGCGCGCGGCCAGCGCCACCTGCGAGCGCGCGTACAGCACCTCCAGGTTGCCTGGGGTGCGCTGACCGCCCAGGTCCGTGGTGTAGTCCTCGGCACCAAAGTAAGCCCACGCCACCGCGTCTTCGCGCAGGATGTCAAGGGCGTGCCACACCCCCGCCCCGGTTTCCAGGCCCGCCAGCAGGGGGAGGCTCAGGCCCCTTGCCGCCAGCGCTTCTGCCACCAGCCGCACGTCGGCCGCTGATTCCAGCTTGGGCACCACCACCCCGGCCAGTTCGGGCGTCAGCACCGCCAGGTCACCTTCAAAGTAAGGCGAGTGCGGCGCATTCACGCGCAGAAACACTGGCAGGTGAGGATGGGCCGCGATCAGGTCCCGCGCTGCGTCGCGGGCGACAGGCCGAGCCGCCGCCTTCGCCTCGGCGTTGGCCGGAATAGCATCCTCCAGATCAATCACCACCGCGTCGGGGGCGCTGCGGGGCAGCTTGGCAATTAGTTCGGCGCGGTTGCCTGGGGCAAACAGCAGGCTGCGGGGGCGCAGGGATACGCCGGGCGTCATCCCCGGCCTCCAGAACGAACGTTTGTTCTCATAGCGGTCAGGATAACGGCTCAGGGCTAGGGGCTTTCGGGGCGTTGCAAGCGCAGTAGGGCCGGGGAGAGAAAGCCCAGCACGCAGACCAGGGTGCTCAGGACGCCGCCCACCATAAACACGCCGCGCACACCAATCCATTCGCCCAGCGGCGCGGCCAGGGCCAGCCCCACAGGTCCAGCCAG is a genomic window of Deinococcus betulae containing:
- a CDS encoding ABC transporter ATP-binding protein, with the translated sequence MTLTAPPQASSAPTMPPRDLSGRDVAIDVQHLVKAFRKRQGGTLLRPQFSESRAVDDVTFQVRRGEIYGVLGPNGSGKSTLIRAMSTLLIPDAGTVGIFGLDVVRDEAQVRRLLNRVSVDAAFYKKLSPRENLLYSAQLYGLDRHVAEERAQVTLKRLGLKEKAFFEPLEEMSRGMQQKVAIARAFLTSPVIVLLDEPTTGLDPKSRRDVQEFVLELRDVHDATIILTTHDMPEAERLCDRIAFISGGKFVAEGTAEELRGLVGEGKTLEDAFIELTGEGLAEQEGE
- a CDS encoding HpcH/HpaI aldolase/citrate lyase family protein — protein: MTPGVSLRPRSLLFAPGNRAELIAKLPRSAPDAVVIDLEDAIPANAEAKAAARPVARDAARDLIAAHPHLPVFLRVNAPHSPYFEGDLAVLTPELAGVVVPKLESAADVRLVAEALAARGLSLPLLAGLETGAGVWHALDILREDAVAWAYFGAEDYTTDLGGQRTPGNLEVLYARSQVALAARLAGVPVLDIVVTRLNDEAAFREDAAQGRALGYAGKLCIHPAQVTLAHDIFGATAAELSRARALLAAAHDASLSGHGAFAFEGQMVDEPMLAAARAIVAGAGSDEEAAASGAV
- a CDS encoding aldo/keto reductase; the protein is MEHSMHRRPLGRTGLNVTEIGYGAWGIGADMWKGAQDDESLGALRRYIELGGNFIDTAMGYGDGHSERLVGQVAREYPGTLVATKVSPQNQQWPAAPGTTADQAFPGEYLRRMTDASLERLGLPRIDVQQLHVWNDSWLGEGDWQDAVADLKREGKIAAFGISINDHQPDNAVKAVEAGAVDTVQVIYNVFDQAPQDRLLDACRAHGVGVIVRVALDEGSLTGHITPETTFPDGDWRNRYFGGDRKEQLQPRLRAIERDLGIATDGLAETSLRFVLSHPAVSTVIVGMRSVRNVERNVALADGRGLDAEAIHKLYAHRWDRNWYDPA
- a CDS encoding ABC transporter permease; translated protein: MTIQAGPPSPVPDPARTTPGTLAHQLRAAFAFVFRDFHLTRRYWSWVLVFTFYDMVSAASIMLIGVAAGDPRLTLTLLLGAVMWSFLGRLFGEIANSISYERWEGTIEYTFMAPVSRLTHLVGVSLFAGAYALLRGVLVFLFMGMFVDIGASFGQVLQCLVVFMVASLGFMGIGLMAAVLPVMSTENGAQATNIIQAVFLLISGVYYPVSVLPAWLQPISALSPATYALEACRKILGVNGTGKTIEAGIGLGGVLPELGILLLFGLVTIPLGLVVFGRAETWAKKTGKLKRAG
- a CDS encoding lipid II:glycine glycyltransferase FemX, with the protein product MRLTLQEATDPRVYDDAVRSLPITSALQGWGYGEARRVLGQTPVRYLIQGGGRTVGALQLIRKRLVPGFSTLYAPRGPALESLDLLPAVADAVKKIARPGDALLKIEPPVPFLADDSVVLPEGYGPFRRAESEQPEHTIVADLTRSEDELFSGLHSMARRNVRTAQKMGVVAGRDDDFDAFWEIFTATNERAKLGAFPRAYYETMLREGNAHGGEAYIVLSRHEGRALAGGFFLAMGKGTYYLFGGSVRDDRTQPDGSPVKDAKAPDAFYWNAMLDAQRRGYELFDFWGIPRQLDEEKHSFGVFKMKLKFSEQRVWYPAYDLNLNPAAPAIVKALRWRKTQNNLRKRGSADDVL
- a CDS encoding MaoC family dehydratase; protein product: MNEDLNRPQGRYLEELTPGTVIRHRVTRTLTEADNVFFTTLTMNPQPLHLDHDYAAQTEFGQPLVNSLLTLSLLVGLSVHELTLGTLVANLGLTDVVFPKPVFHGDTIRAESEVLEVRESRSRPDAGIVIVEHRALNQRGEVVAKCKRTALMQKRLA
- a CDS encoding MDR family MFS transporter, whose amino-acid sequence is MHSLSAPQAYPAQVSLPALSPRVRQLATAGLIVGVFLAALEASVVATAMPSVIRDLGGERLYALPFAVYLLASTVSSPLWGRASDLLGRRRLYLWGVVIFLLGSALCGLSQDMGTLIAARVAQGIGAGALLPLTLTMISELYALQERGRVQALISGVWGVSGLLGPLLGGWLTEQASWRWTFYASLPFGIAALLLALRFLPETGQPRPARLDWAGAALFTLGSGLVVWGLEQRQWVLVGLGAVTLAGAVWLERRHPEPLLPMRALREKLPRVAFAGNLLGGAAYFGVIAYLPLYAQGVTGSGATAGGAILTPMLVGWTLTAIVTARLVKTVPLTRIAQAGFAVLTVMFTALLFAVHAPLWVTSALGFAVGMGMGFAMLSLLLAAQESAARSELGAVTSGVLFARQMGGALGVALMALLIGPAAIEAGGFELAEGLRRAYWLALGLVAVAFALSLGLRGVVVKKAQEAQPAD